CCTACGCCAAGCATGTTCTGGAGGTCCTGTCGTGAGCGCATCCACCGCTTCCTCCCCGTCGAACTCCGTGGCCGGGCTCATGGACCGCTACGCCACCCAATGGGCCGCGCCCCACGCCGTGCGCCTGGCCCTGGGCGCCTGGCGCGCCGATCTGCGCACCAACGACCTCGAGCTGGCCGGATGGCTGCGCGCCTACTTCCGCGATTTCCTGGCCGACGACGACGCGGCCCCGCCCGCGCCCTGCCAGCTGCTGGCCCTGGAAACCCCGCCCCAGGACCTGGGCCTGCGCTACGCCACGCGCGAGCCGGACCCGGGCAAGACCAAGGTCAAGGAGGAGTACGCCGACCTCCCCGACGGGCGCGTGGTGCGCAAGCGCCTCACGGGCATGGTGTTCGTCTTCGGAGAGGGCCGCAACCTGGCCCTGGGGCCCTGCCGGGAGAACCCCAACCAGGTGGTGAACTTCGTCAACAACCGCTTCATCGAGCACAAGCTCCACCAGGGCTGCCTGCTGGGCCACGCGGCCGGAGTGGCCCATGGCGGGCAGGGCCTGGCCCTGGCCGGGTTCTCGGGCATGGGCAAGTCCACCCTGGCCCTGCACCTGATGAACCATGGGCTCGATTTCGTCTCCAACGACCGCGTCCTGGTGGGGAAGGACAACGGGGATCTCATGATGTACGGGGTGGCCAAGATGCCGCGCGTGAACCCCGGCACCGTGCTCCACAACCCCTCCCTGGCCCCGGTAATCCCCCCGGCGGACCGCGAGGCCTTCCGCGCCCTGCCCCAGGACGAACTCTGGACCCTGGAGCACAAGTACGACGCCTTCATCGACCAGTGCTACGGTCCCGGGCGCTTCCGCATCGAGGCGCGCATGAAGGGGCTGGCCATCCTCAACTGGTCGCGCGCGGGGCAGGGGCTCAACGTGGCGGCCGTGGACATCGCCCGGCGGCGCGACCTCCTGGAGGCCTTCATGAAATCCACGGGCCTCTTCTACGAGGAGCCCGAGGGCGCGCACGCCCCGGACTTCTCCGAAGACGCCTACGTGGACATGCTCGCGGGCTGCACGGTGCTGGAGGTGACGGGCCGCGCGGACTTCGAGGAGGCCGCCCGCGTGCTGGCGGGGTTCCTCAAGGGAGAGGGCGCGGGGGCATGACGAAGGTCACGGTCACGCACACGGTGCGTCTGCCCGATCCGGTGAAGATCGCGCGCTATCTCAAGGCCCCGGAGCTGGGGCCGCGCGTGCTCTTCTTCAGCGGCGGCACGGCCCTGCGCGACCTCTCGCGGGAGCTGGTGCGCTACACGCACAACTCCATGCACCTCATCACGCCCTTCGACTCAGGCGGCTCCTCGGCCAAGCTGCGCAAGAGCTTCGGGATGCTGGCCGTGGGCGACCTGCGCAACCGGCTCATGGCCCTGGCCGACCGCACCCTGCACGGCAACCCCGAGATCTACGCCCTCTTCGCCCGCCGCCTGCCCAAGGACCAGCCCCAGGAGGCCCTGCGCGAGGAGCTGGAGGGCCTCATCGCCGGGCGCGACCCCCTGGTGGCCGCCGTGCCCGACCCCATGCGCAAGATCATCCGCACCCACCTGAAGTTCTTCGCCCAGGCCATGGAGCGCACGCCCTTCGACCTGCGCGGGGCCAGCGTCGGCAACCTGATCCTGGCCGGGGGCTTCTTCAACTACAACCGTCAGATCGACCCGGTGATCTACATGTTCTCCATGCTCGTGAAGGCCCGGGGGCTGGTGCGCCCCATCATCAACCGCGACCTGACCCTCTGCGCCGAGCTCGACGACGGCTCGGTGCTGGCCGGGCAGCACCTGCTCACGGGCAAGGAGAGCGGCCCCGTGGGGCGCAAGG
The Fundidesulfovibrio magnetotacticus genome window above contains:
- a CDS encoding HprK-related kinase B; the protein is MSASTASSPSNSVAGLMDRYATQWAAPHAVRLALGAWRADLRTNDLELAGWLRAYFRDFLADDDAAPPAPCQLLALETPPQDLGLRYATREPDPGKTKVKEEYADLPDGRVVRKRLTGMVFVFGEGRNLALGPCRENPNQVVNFVNNRFIEHKLHQGCLLGHAAGVAHGGQGLALAGFSGMGKSTLALHLMNHGLDFVSNDRVLVGKDNGDLMMYGVAKMPRVNPGTVLHNPSLAPVIPPADREAFRALPQDELWTLEHKYDAFIDQCYGPGRFRIEARMKGLAILNWSRAGQGLNVAAVDIARRRDLLEAFMKSTGLFYEEPEGAHAPDFSEDAYVDMLAGCTVLEVTGRADFEEAARVLAGFLKGEGAGA
- a CDS encoding GAK system CofD-like protein, producing the protein MTKVTVTHTVRLPDPVKIARYLKAPELGPRVLFFSGGTALRDLSRELVRYTHNSMHLITPFDSGGSSAKLRKSFGMLAVGDLRNRLMALADRTLHGNPEIYALFARRLPKDQPQEALREELEGLIAGRDPLVAAVPDPMRKIIRTHLKFFAQAMERTPFDLRGASVGNLILAGGFFNYNRQIDPVIYMFSMLVKARGLVRPIINRDLTLCAELDDGSVLAGQHLLTGKESGPVGRKVRRVWLSRGQEDTAPVEIDVRRKVKENILSAELICYPIGSFYSSVVANLLPRGVGDAVSKAQCPKVFVPNPAGDPEQYGLGLGESVRALLEYLRASCTKPRPANTLLNHVLIDRRRNYQEPHGLRQIEAMGIGVIEADLESAARAPYFDEQAVIENLLSLA